From a region of the Bradyrhizobium diazoefficiens genome:
- a CDS encoding DUF2285 domain-containing protein — protein MRKPPLDPDVADAAPADQILTAYDERHVVTYMRLLQAESEGADWMEVARIVLHIDPVREPDRARSAYQSHLARAKWVTEQGRLLRGTGSK, from the coding sequence TGAGGAAGCCGCCGCTCGACCCAGACGTCGCCGATGCTGCGCCTGCAGATCAAATTCTCACTGCCTACGATGAGCGGCACGTGGTGACCTACATGCGCCTTCTGCAAGCCGAAAGCGAAGGGGCGGATTGGATGGAAGTCGCTCGAATCGTGTTGCATATCGATCCGGTGCGGGAGCCGGACCGTGCGCGCAGCGCATATCAGAGTCATCTTGCCCGCGCCAAATGGGTGACCGAACAGGGGCGCCTCTTACGCGGCACTGGCTCCAAATAG
- a CDS encoding DUF6499 domain-containing protein has protein sequence MPEFDWRSPDSYKSLQDAEITDIAWECLRRNADYRREYEVMIANSPNGEVTAEFRRKWGICFRP, from the coding sequence ATGCCTGAATTCGACTGGCGGTCGCCGGATTCCTACAAGAGCCTACAGGACGCCGAGATCACCGACATCGCCTGGGAATGTCTCCGCCGTAACGCGGACTATCGACGCGAGTACGAGGTGATGATTGCCAATAGCCCGAACGGCGAAGTGACCGCGGAATTCAGGAGGAAATGGGGCATCTGCTTTCGCCCATGA
- a CDS encoding DUF2285 domain-containing protein codes for MLRIGSAEHRLWSKGPPVVGASYAAELSFDGDFDARAYAARRLWRAMNGRAPGPAFHQLSKQRRERLSAAIRALDAHNAGGSYRTIAEALFGKKRIPDRAWKTHDLRNRTVRLVQGGLALMRGGYRKLLRPGRRGG; via the coding sequence GTGCTGCGCATCGGCTCGGCAGAGCACCGCCTTTGGTCCAAAGGACCGCCGGTGGTCGGCGCGTCATACGCAGCCGAATTGTCGTTTGATGGCGATTTCGATGCGCGGGCTTATGCAGCCCGGCGGCTGTGGCGCGCGATGAACGGACGCGCGCCAGGACCTGCCTTTCATCAACTTTCGAAACAGCGGCGCGAACGCTTGAGCGCCGCGATCCGTGCGCTCGATGCGCACAACGCCGGCGGCAGCTATCGCACTATCGCCGAGGCACTCTTCGGCAAAAAGAGGATCCCCGATCGTGCCTGGAAGACGCATGATCTGCGCAATCGAACGGTCCGCTTGGTGCAAGGCGGCCTCGCCTTGATGCGCGGTGGTTACCGCAAACTTCTGCGGCCCGGGCGCAGGGGCGGGTAG
- a CDS encoding helix-turn-helix domain-containing protein — MPDSMTGLPPRFLRTPEAARYLGLSGRTLEKHRTYGTGPTYRKIGGRVVYAVDDLKAWADRGAKTSTSDPGQGTVLPAKKHPALRPYAGQERR, encoded by the coding sequence ATGCCCGATTCGATGACCGGTCTACCCCCGCGATTCCTGCGTACACCTGAGGCGGCGCGCTATCTTGGCCTGTCCGGCCGCACGCTGGAGAAGCACCGCACATACGGCACCGGGCCGACGTATCGGAAGATTGGCGGTCGCGTCGTCTACGCCGTCGATGACCTGAAAGCATGGGCCGACCGCGGCGCCAAGACGTCGACGTCCGACCCCGGCCAGGGAACGGTGCTGCCGGCTAAGAAGCATCCGGCGCTGCGGCCCTATGCAGGCCAGGAACGTCGCTGA
- a CDS encoding replication initiator protein A → MRRKHQSEREQLELFRALPGDLAPRDAQDLMAYPFFSLAKTKRIVPIDFRAGAIAIRVEAVPEHGVATIWDADVLIWAASQIVEARDAGLKTSRLMAATPYEILTFVGRGTSARDYDRLKAGLDRLQSTTVLTSIRQPTERRRHRFSWINEWKETADANGRPFGLELILPDWFYAGVIDDALVLTIDRAYFELTGGLERWLYRLVRKHGGRQNGGWSFDLVHLHAKSGILSPLKHFAYDIRQIVQRQTLPGYQLVLTRDPNGIERLNFTPQPVDRLTARLRRRGLIPNSEDNL, encoded by the coding sequence ATGCGGCGCAAACACCAGTCTGAGCGCGAGCAGCTTGAGCTCTTTCGGGCGCTGCCCGGTGATCTTGCGCCCCGCGACGCGCAGGATCTGATGGCTTATCCGTTCTTCTCGCTCGCAAAAACCAAGCGGATTGTGCCGATCGATTTCCGAGCCGGTGCGATCGCAATTCGTGTGGAAGCGGTGCCGGAACACGGCGTGGCGACCATCTGGGATGCAGATGTCCTGATCTGGGCCGCGTCCCAGATAGTCGAAGCCCGTGACGCCGGCTTGAAGACGTCGCGCCTGATGGCTGCAACGCCTTACGAGATTTTGACGTTCGTCGGCCGCGGAACCAGTGCACGCGACTATGATCGGCTGAAGGCGGGTCTGGACAGACTACAGTCAACGACCGTGCTGACGTCGATCCGTCAGCCGACAGAACGACGGCGGCATCGTTTCTCCTGGATCAACGAGTGGAAGGAGACGGCGGATGCAAACGGACGTCCATTTGGACTCGAATTGATCCTGCCCGATTGGTTCTATGCCGGCGTCATCGACGACGCGCTCGTGCTGACGATCGACCGCGCCTATTTTGAACTGACGGGCGGACTCGAGCGGTGGCTCTACCGGCTCGTGCGCAAACACGGTGGACGCCAGAACGGCGGCTGGAGTTTTGACCTTGTGCACCTCCATGCCAAGTCCGGCATCCTCTCGCCGCTCAAGCACTTTGCTTACGACATACGCCAGATCGTCCAACGTCAGACATTGCCCGGCTATCAGCTCGTGCTCACGCGCGATCCGAACGGCATCGAGCGGCTGAACTTCACCCCTCAGCCTGTTGATCGCTTAACGGCACGCCTGCGCCGGCGCGGTCTCATTCCAAATTCGGAGGACAACCTGTGA
- a CDS encoding DUF2840 domain-containing protein, giving the protein MSDLTEVEVLWLEKRIENRIRFGRVVKERKLDRHRRVLSFAPGSIFAFVRWTSNDFGTIISRIDILRAVAPGQRCSTVPYVTPGGEILLRLSGWPKVERVLQMTDAVEALGIDPADVAPDHWHHIHNRMSVNENPRPYTKARHQAWLHRQKVMR; this is encoded by the coding sequence ATGAGCGATCTCACCGAAGTGGAGGTGTTGTGGCTCGAGAAGCGGATCGAAAACCGCATTCGGTTCGGTCGTGTCGTCAAGGAACGGAAGCTTGATCGCCATCGGCGCGTCCTGTCATTTGCGCCCGGCAGCATCTTTGCCTTCGTCCGTTGGACCTCCAACGACTTTGGCACGATCATTTCGCGGATCGACATCTTGCGCGCAGTCGCTCCGGGACAGCGCTGCTCGACCGTCCCTTATGTGACGCCCGGCGGAGAGATTTTGTTGCGTCTGTCCGGCTGGCCGAAGGTCGAGCGCGTGCTGCAAATGACCGATGCCGTTGAGGCACTCGGCATCGATCCAGCTGATGTCGCGCCTGATCATTGGCATCACATTCATAACCGCATGTCCGTCAACGAAAACCCGCGCCCGTATACGAAAGCGCGCCATCAGGCCTGGCTTCATCGCCAAAAGGTGATGCGATGA
- a CDS encoding S26 family signal peptidase — translation MTGRIMMLAVTIGVAAAVIATVVLEPLPLYIWNASASVPIGLYRLRPADQFQVTELVAVQPPEPLATFLDLNGYLPIGVPMLKRVLALPRQSVCRTGLTISVGDVAVGEAKDRDGHGRPLPKWQGCRVVGDGELFLMNWQSDDSLDGRYFGFLPASSVIGGAVPVWTWEE, via the coding sequence ATGACGGGCCGCATAATGATGCTGGCCGTGACGATTGGGGTCGCTGCTGCGGTGATCGCGACGGTGGTCCTGGAGCCGCTTCCGCTTTACATCTGGAACGCATCCGCCAGCGTGCCGATCGGTCTCTACCGCCTCCGACCGGCGGACCAATTCCAAGTCACTGAATTGGTCGCCGTGCAGCCGCCGGAGCCGCTCGCGACCTTCCTCGACCTTAACGGCTATTTGCCCATCGGCGTCCCCATGCTGAAGCGCGTGCTCGCCCTTCCGAGGCAGAGTGTTTGCAGAACCGGCCTCACGATTTCAGTCGGCGACGTCGCGGTGGGCGAGGCGAAGGATCGCGACGGACACGGCCGGCCGCTGCCGAAATGGCAGGGCTGCCGCGTCGTCGGAGACGGCGAGCTGTTTCTGATGAACTGGCAGTCGGACGACTCTCTTGATGGCCGGTATTTTGGATTTCTTCCGGCATCTAGCGTGATCGGCGGTGCGGTCCCGGTGTGGACGTGGGAGGAGTGA
- a CDS encoding lytic transglycosylase domain-containing protein, translating to MRMRRVLLAIPLFDRLRDPSSVSIDVCKAGASPTACLRRSGTRVCAVVPLMLLLTAFDSAALAQSGSAAQPAISQTAYPFAGFINEASRRFAIAPNWIRSVQSIESAGDVHARSPKGAMGLMQIMPATWAELRERYNLGNNPYDPHDNILAGTAYLRELLDRYGSPGVFAAYNAGPARYEEYLAGGSLPDETRAYVAKLANLLAIELPPRWTSSGQPSAAATLFVTRPDLMKAHDGLRVLMPSSGVTTAIAAPDVSPMVPRPIGVFVPRSDSGVSQ from the coding sequence GTGCGTATGCGACGTGTTCTCCTCGCCATTCCCTTGTTCGATCGATTGCGGGATCCTTCCTCCGTCTCGATCGATGTCTGCAAGGCTGGCGCGAGCCCTACCGCGTGCTTGAGACGGTCGGGCACGCGCGTTTGTGCTGTCGTTCCCCTGATGCTTCTTCTGACCGCGTTCGACAGCGCTGCTTTGGCCCAGAGCGGATCAGCCGCCCAGCCGGCGATCAGTCAGACCGCTTACCCATTTGCCGGTTTCATCAACGAAGCTTCACGGCGCTTTGCGATTGCGCCGAACTGGATCCGATCAGTCCAAAGCATCGAGAGTGCTGGTGACGTGCACGCCAGATCGCCGAAAGGCGCAATGGGCCTGATGCAAATCATGCCGGCGACTTGGGCGGAACTTCGCGAGCGCTACAATCTCGGGAACAATCCCTACGACCCGCACGACAACATTCTGGCCGGAACGGCTTACTTGCGCGAACTGCTCGATCGGTATGGCTCGCCTGGCGTGTTTGCCGCGTACAACGCGGGACCAGCCCGCTACGAAGAGTATCTCGCGGGCGGTTCTCTGCCAGACGAGACGCGAGCATACGTCGCAAAGCTTGCAAATCTGCTTGCCATCGAACTGCCGCCGAGGTGGACGTCCAGCGGCCAGCCATCAGCAGCTGCGACGCTATTCGTCACGCGCCCCGATCTCATGAAAGCGCACGATGGGTTGCGGGTGCTCATGCCGTCGAGCGGTGTCACGACCGCGATCGCGGCGCCCGATGTTTCGCCCATGGTCCCCCGGCCCATTGGCGTGTTCGTCCCTCGATCGGATTCGGGAGTATCGCAATGA
- a CDS encoding DUF3363 domain-containing protein — protein sequence MTVGDSDLRIRPGRIRSTRAPKQKSFINQVLRAAKKAGHTSGQAAAGKRSAAYGRSTFGRGRLAFSRARLFSSARRVVVKARVVRHKGRAFRSAPLTAHLSYLKREGVTRSGERAEMFDAGSDRTDGAAFAERCKDDRHHFRFIVSPEDAGDMTDLKAFTRDLAKQMESDLGTRLDWVAVDHWNTDNPHVHLLVRGVDEQGADLVISRDYISRGLRSRAEELVAIELGPKPEHEIRNALEREVTAERWTRLDHEIRLAADETGTIDLRPKNPGSSDPEIRRLMVGRLQHLEKMALAASASPGEWMVGLEAARSLRNLGMRGDIIKTMHRAFTERGEPRGLSDYVIEGGQPVSPIVGRLVDRGLHDELTGEAYALIDGTEGRVHHVRLRGIEAFEHAPPIGGIVEVRRFGRAGDPPHTLVLATRSDLDLAEQVTAKGATWLDHRLVERDPIPLAMGGFGRETRSAMEARTEHLIQEGLARRQGKRIILQRDLLNTLRRRELDEEAAKVSADTGLPHVNAASGEHVAGTYRQRLTLTSGRFAMIDNGLGFQLVPWSRELERRLGQHVTGVVKDSGRIEWGFGRKRDLGL from the coding sequence ATGACCGTTGGCGACAGCGATCTACGCATTCGGCCCGGGCGTATCCGCAGCACTCGCGCGCCGAAGCAGAAGAGTTTTATCAACCAGGTGCTACGCGCCGCGAAGAAGGCTGGACATACCTCTGGTCAGGCTGCGGCTGGCAAGCGTTCTGCGGCCTATGGGCGCTCCACCTTTGGCCGCGGCCGGCTCGCCTTTAGCCGCGCGCGGTTGTTCAGTTCGGCGCGGCGCGTCGTGGTGAAGGCGCGGGTCGTTCGCCATAAGGGACGAGCCTTCCGCTCAGCACCACTGACCGCCCATCTCTCATACCTGAAGCGCGAAGGGGTGACCCGAAGCGGCGAGAGGGCCGAGATGTTCGATGCCGGCAGCGACCGTACCGACGGCGCGGCTTTTGCGGAACGCTGCAAGGACGACCGTCATCATTTTCGGTTCATCGTCTCGCCCGAGGACGCGGGCGACATGACCGATCTCAAGGCGTTCACCCGCGACTTGGCCAAGCAGATGGAATCCGATCTCGGAACACGGCTTGATTGGGTGGCCGTCGATCACTGGAACACAGATAACCCTCACGTCCATCTTCTGGTCCGCGGCGTCGATGAGCAAGGGGCCGACCTTGTGATCTCCCGCGACTACATCAGTCGAGGCCTGCGCTCACGCGCCGAAGAACTGGTCGCCATCGAACTGGGACCAAAACCGGAGCACGAGATTCGCAATGCGCTGGAGAGGGAAGTCACGGCAGAGCGATGGACGCGGCTCGACCACGAGATCCGGTTGGCCGCCGACGAAACCGGCACTATCGATCTTCGTCCCAAGAATCCCGGCAGTTCTGATCCCGAGATCCGGCGCTTGATGGTTGGCCGCCTTCAGCATCTGGAGAAGATGGCCCTTGCTGCCTCTGCCTCGCCTGGGGAGTGGATGGTCGGGCTTGAGGCCGCGCGCAGCTTGCGCAACCTCGGCATGCGAGGCGACATCATCAAGACCATGCACCGCGCCTTCACCGAGCGTGGGGAGCCGCGCGGGCTGTCCGACTACGTCATCGAAGGTGGACAGCCGGTGTCCCCGATTGTCGGACGGCTGGTCGATCGGGGTCTACATGATGAATTAACGGGCGAGGCCTACGCCCTGATCGACGGAACAGAGGGACGCGTGCACCACGTCCGCCTCCGAGGCATCGAGGCCTTCGAGCATGCTCCGCCGATCGGCGGCATCGTCGAAGTCCGGCGCTTCGGCCGAGCCGGTGATCCGCCCCACACCTTGGTCCTCGCGACCCGTTCCGATCTCGATCTTGCTGAGCAGGTCACCGCGAAAGGCGCCACCTGGCTCGACCACCGGCTGGTGGAACGCGATCCGATACCGCTCGCCATGGGTGGATTTGGCCGCGAGACCCGCAGCGCAATGGAAGCCCGTACCGAGCATCTGATCCAGGAAGGCCTGGCGCGGCGGCAGGGCAAACGGATCATCTTGCAGCGCGACCTCCTGAACACGTTGCGCCGACGTGAACTCGACGAGGAGGCAGCAAAGGTCTCGGCCGACACCGGCCTGCCTCACGTGAATGCCGCCTCCGGGGAACATGTGGCGGGAACGTATCGCCAGCGGCTGACGCTCACCTCCGGACGCTTCGCCATGATCGACAATGGGCTCGGCTTCCAGCTCGTGCCCTGGTCGCGTGAGCTCGAAAGGAGGCTCGGCCAACACGTCACCGGCGTTGTGAAAGACAGCGGCCGCATCGAATGGGGCTTTGGTCGCAAGCGCGACCTGGGCCTGTAA
- a CDS encoding conjugal transfer protein TraG: MTGTKILWGQVIVVGLIVLLAIWGATEWTAWRLAYQPELGRPWFELLGWKVYYPPVFFWWWFVFDAYAPQVFVEGAFIAASGTFISIAVAIGMSVWRAREAKNVETYGSARWASLEEVKAAGLLGPDGVVLGKLDGDYVRHDGPEHVLCFAPTRSGKGVGLVVPSLLAWPASAIVHDIKGENWQLTAGFRGRHGRVLLFDPTNPKSSAYNPLIEVRRGEWEVRDVQNVADVLVDPEGSLDKRNHWEKTSHSLLVGAILHVLYAEADKTLAGVAAFLSDPKRPIEATLKAMMTTPHLGEHGAHPVVASTARELLNKSENERSGVLSTAMSFLGLYRDPVVAQVTCRCDWRIADLIADASPTTLYLVVPPSDISRTKPLIRLVLNQIGRRLTEDLHARNRRHRVLMLLDEFPALGRLDFFESALAFMAGYGIKSFLIAQSLNQIEKAYGPNNAILDNCHVRVSFATNDERTAKRVSDALGTATEMRAMKNYAGHRLNPWLGHLMVSRQETARPLLTPGEVMQLPPMDEIVMVAGTPPIRAKKARYYEDRRFTERVLPPPDPASSGRSSRTDGWSTLGTLMPATALTNKAAQEGEDTANSGLRREPELPDHVAIVKETTEPTPAEEFAAVLDDDEDAVRQSRLIRQQMRGVARQVALDPNDGMEL, encoded by the coding sequence ATGACCGGAACCAAAATCCTCTGGGGACAGGTGATCGTTGTCGGCTTGATTGTTCTGCTGGCGATCTGGGGAGCAACCGAATGGACGGCGTGGCGGCTCGCCTACCAACCGGAGCTTGGCCGGCCCTGGTTCGAACTGTTGGGTTGGAAAGTCTACTACCCGCCGGTGTTTTTCTGGTGGTGGTTTGTCTTTGATGCCTATGCGCCTCAGGTCTTTGTCGAGGGAGCCTTCATCGCGGCGTCTGGGACCTTCATTTCGATCGCAGTGGCGATCGGCATGTCGGTCTGGCGGGCACGCGAGGCGAAGAACGTCGAGACGTATGGCTCTGCGCGCTGGGCTTCCTTGGAGGAAGTGAAGGCCGCCGGGCTTCTCGGTCCCGATGGCGTGGTGCTGGGCAAACTCGACGGCGACTACGTTCGCCATGACGGACCGGAGCATGTGTTGTGTTTCGCACCGACCCGGTCTGGCAAAGGCGTCGGTCTTGTCGTTCCATCCCTGCTGGCCTGGCCGGCTTCGGCTATCGTTCACGACATCAAGGGCGAGAACTGGCAATTGACCGCCGGCTTCCGCGGGCGGCATGGCCGCGTCCTGTTGTTCGATCCGACCAACCCAAAATCCTCTGCTTACAATCCGCTCATCGAGGTCCGGCGCGGGGAATGGGAGGTTCGCGACGTCCAGAACGTCGCCGACGTCCTGGTCGACCCGGAAGGCTCGCTCGATAAGCGGAACCATTGGGAGAAGACCAGTCATTCGCTCCTGGTCGGGGCCATCCTCCACGTCCTCTATGCCGAGGCGGACAAGACCCTGGCCGGTGTGGCCGCGTTCCTGTCCGACCCCAAACGGCCGATCGAAGCGACGTTGAAGGCGATGATGACCACACCGCACCTTGGCGAACACGGCGCTCATCCCGTGGTTGCCTCGACCGCGCGCGAGCTCCTGAACAAATCGGAGAATGAGCGCTCCGGTGTCCTGTCAACCGCCATGTCGTTCCTCGGGCTCTACCGAGATCCCGTGGTGGCCCAAGTGACCTGTCGTTGCGATTGGCGGATCGCCGACCTGATCGCCGATGCCAGCCCTACGACGCTGTACCTCGTGGTGCCGCCCTCCGATATCTCGCGGACCAAACCGTTGATCCGTCTGGTGCTGAATCAGATCGGCCGGCGGCTGACCGAGGACTTGCACGCCCGCAACCGCCGGCATCGAGTCCTGATGCTGCTCGACGAATTCCCGGCGCTCGGGCGGCTCGACTTCTTCGAGTCCGCGCTCGCCTTCATGGCGGGTTACGGCATCAAGAGCTTTCTGATCGCGCAATCGCTCAATCAGATCGAGAAGGCCTATGGGCCTAACAATGCTATTCTCGACAATTGTCACGTCCGGGTCAGCTTCGCGACCAATGACGAGCGGACTGCCAAGCGAGTATCGGACGCGCTGGGGACGGCGACCGAGATGCGGGCGATGAAGAACTATGCTGGCCACAGGTTGAACCCATGGCTGGGGCACCTCATGGTCTCACGCCAGGAGACGGCAAGGCCACTGCTGACCCCCGGCGAGGTCATGCAGCTTCCACCGATGGATGAGATCGTCATGGTGGCGGGCACGCCGCCGATCCGAGCTAAGAAAGCCAGGTACTATGAGGATCGGAGGTTTACCGAGCGGGTCTTGCCACCTCCTGATCCGGCGTCGTCGGGTCGATCATCGCGAACGGATGGATGGTCAACGCTCGGAACGTTGATGCCAGCGACGGCGCTGACCAACAAAGCCGCGCAAGAAGGGGAAGACACGGCGAACAGTGGTCTTCGCCGAGAGCCCGAACTGCCCGATCATGTTGCGATCGTCAAGGAGACGACCGAGCCGACGCCGGCAGAGGAATTTGCTGCCGTTCTTGACGATGACGAGGACGCGGTCCGTCAATCGCGGCTCATACGACAACAGATGCGAGGTGTCGCCCGCCAGGTCGCGCTCGATCCGAATGACGGTATGGAGCTCTGA
- a CDS encoding CopG family transcriptional regulator has product MRDRMNVYFPPELLKQISDLADRKKLSRSAIVEAAVASFLSPDGADRREAAFARRLDRLSRQMQRLERDVGLTAETLALFIRFWLTITPPLPNDAQASAQAKGRERFEGFVEALGRRLQKGQSYLREIPEDMVRDDMAAKLD; this is encoded by the coding sequence ATGCGCGACCGGATGAACGTGTATTTCCCGCCAGAGCTTCTCAAGCAGATCTCTGATCTCGCCGATCGCAAGAAGCTCTCTCGATCCGCGATCGTGGAAGCTGCCGTCGCTTCATTTCTATCGCCGGACGGCGCCGACAGGCGGGAGGCTGCGTTTGCCCGGCGCTTGGACCGTTTATCGCGCCAGATGCAAAGGCTGGAGCGTGATGTTGGTTTGACGGCCGAGACTTTGGCTCTATTCATCCGCTTCTGGCTGACGATCACCCCACCGTTGCCCAACGACGCGCAGGCTTCTGCCCAGGCAAAAGGACGGGAGCGATTTGAAGGATTTGTCGAGGCGCTTGGGCGCCGTTTGCAAAAGGGGCAGAGCTATCTCCGTGAAATCCCGGAAGATATGGTTCGTGACGACATGGCCGCCAAACTTGATTGA
- a CDS encoding DUF2000 domain-containing protein, giving the protein MNTENTRIAIIVNPDLPLGLIANTVAALSIGIGAAAQELGGAFLTDMDGRTVRTSSNRPVPILQAPPEALNALLQRAQTVDGAIVVPFPRFARSLHQFEQYLAEFPQRALTKEIIDGVGLYGSDKWIRSLTGSLKLLR; this is encoded by the coding sequence ATGAACACTGAGAACACTCGCATCGCCATCATCGTCAACCCAGACTTGCCTCTTGGACTGATCGCCAACACGGTCGCTGCGTTAAGCATCGGAATCGGCGCCGCAGCCCAGGAGCTTGGAGGAGCTTTCTTGACCGATATGGACGGGCGCACTGTCCGGACCAGCTCCAATCGCCCTGTCCCGATATTGCAAGCGCCTCCTGAAGCGTTGAACGCATTGCTACAGCGTGCCCAAACGGTAGACGGCGCAATCGTGGTGCCGTTTCCGCGCTTCGCCAGGTCCCTTCATCAGTTTGAGCAGTATCTAGCCGAATTCCCACAGCGCGCACTCACGAAGGAGATCATTGATGGTGTGGGTCTCTACGGATCCGATAAGTGGATCAGGTCCCTTACGGGGAGCCTGAAGCTCTTGCGTTGA
- a CDS encoding SDR family oxidoreductase — MGSLNGKVVFITGASRGIGREIAVKLAAEGARIALAAKSSEPHPSLPGTIHTVAGEIRRLGAEALPLQVDVRDADALANAIESTVREFGGLDILVNNASAISPTGLLDTPAKRFDLLSAVNGRATYLCAYHAVPHLKRSSNPHVLTLSPPLPKSAVWLGKYPAYATSKYNMTMYTLALAEEFRSFGIAANALWPKTMIATDAVRVHYESEYRRCRAASIMADAAKLIVSQDSRTLTGMTLIDEEFLRSQGINDFSVYAIDPAAQLAPDILVE, encoded by the coding sequence ATGGGATCCCTGAACGGAAAGGTCGTTTTCATTACGGGAGCGAGCCGCGGCATAGGCCGCGAGATCGCAGTCAAGCTTGCAGCGGAAGGAGCTAGAATTGCTCTCGCAGCCAAATCGAGCGAGCCCCATCCCTCGCTTCCCGGAACCATCCATACCGTGGCCGGCGAGATCCGAAGACTTGGCGCCGAAGCGCTCCCGCTCCAGGTCGACGTGCGGGACGCAGATGCGCTCGCAAACGCCATCGAAAGCACGGTTCGGGAATTCGGTGGACTCGACATCCTCGTGAATAATGCCAGCGCCATCAGCCCGACCGGGCTGCTCGACACACCGGCCAAGAGATTCGATCTACTCAGTGCCGTAAACGGCCGGGCGACTTATCTCTGCGCTTACCATGCGGTGCCGCATCTCAAGCGATCATCTAATCCCCACGTCCTGACCCTGTCGCCTCCGCTGCCGAAGTCAGCGGTTTGGCTCGGGAAGTATCCGGCTTACGCCACCTCCAAGTACAACATGACCATGTATACGCTGGCGCTGGCCGAGGAATTCCGATCCTTCGGAATCGCTGCCAATGCGCTGTGGCCGAAAACAATGATCGCGACCGACGCCGTGCGCGTCCACTACGAGTCGGAGTATCGTCGCTGCCGTGCCGCATCAATCATGGCCGATGCAGCTAAGCTGATCGTCTCGCAGGACAGCCGCACCCTCACGGGCATGACTTTGATTGATGAGGAATTTCTGCGATCACAGGGGATCAACGACTTTTCTGTCTATGCAATTGACCCCGCCGCCCAGCTGGCGCCCGATATCTTGGTCGAATGA
- a CDS encoding enoyl-CoA hydratase-related protein has protein sequence MSTASPPLELVIAGEIATIWLNRPDHGNGIDLELATALKTAVFDLERDQGVRVVVIRGRGKNFSVGGDLSAFSAAGATFPRLAMDIISTFHDALLSLRRSGKPSVAVVHGACAGGAMSLALACDIVLAADTAIFSVAYRRLAVPADGGMTHSLTRLAGARRALELMLLSDRLTAREALSHGLITKLCAEQELEADLVRMARVLRDNSPDASSAAKALIWSAETATFDEQLSAELAAFVDCASSADFREGLTAFHDRRSPVFGGR, from the coding sequence GTGAGTACAGCATCTCCACCCCTCGAACTCGTCATTGCCGGCGAGATCGCCACCATCTGGCTGAACCGACCGGACCACGGCAACGGAATCGACCTGGAGCTTGCCACGGCGCTCAAGACAGCCGTTTTCGATTTGGAGCGTGATCAAGGCGTCAGAGTCGTCGTCATTCGCGGCCGCGGAAAGAACTTTTCGGTCGGCGGAGACCTTAGCGCTTTCTCTGCTGCCGGTGCCACCTTCCCGCGGCTCGCCATGGACATCATTTCCACCTTCCATGACGCGCTTCTCTCACTCAGACGATCAGGAAAGCCGTCAGTCGCCGTCGTGCATGGGGCGTGCGCGGGCGGAGCGATGTCACTGGCCTTGGCCTGCGATATCGTATTGGCCGCCGATACGGCCATATTTTCGGTAGCGTACCGCCGTTTGGCTGTTCCTGCCGATGGCGGCATGACCCATTCGCTGACGCGCCTCGCGGGAGCAAGGCGCGCGCTCGAACTGATGCTCCTTTCTGACCGCCTGACCGCGAGGGAGGCCCTGTCGCACGGGCTGATTACGAAGCTATGCGCGGAGCAGGAACTCGAAGCCGATTTGGTCAGGATGGCGCGGGTCCTGCGCGACAACTCGCCCGACGCGAGCAGTGCAGCGAAAGCCCTGATCTGGAGTGCCGAGACGGCGACGTTCGACGAACAACTGTCGGCAGAGCTTGCCGCATTCGTCGACTGCGCCTCGTCCGCAGATTTTCGCGAAGGTCTGACGGCGTTCCACGACAGGCGTTCGCCAGTATTTGGAGGAAGGTGA